Proteins encoded within one genomic window of Geotalea daltonii FRC-32:
- a CDS encoding twin-arginine translocase TatA/TatE family subunit, whose amino-acid sequence MFGFGMPELIIILVIMLVAFGPAKLPQLGSALGGAIRNFKKGSEEPAALTDNGKSDNEKEPSSL is encoded by the coding sequence ATGTTCGGATTCGGCATGCCGGAACTCATCATCATCCTGGTCATCATGCTGGTCGCCTTCGGACCGGCAAAACTCCCCCAGCTGGGTTCGGCACTGGGTGGAGCAATCAGGAATTTCAAGAAGGGCTCTGAGGAGCCGGCCGCATTGACTGACAATGGTAAATCTGACAATGAGAAAGAGCCTTCATCCCTCTAG
- a CDS encoding HesA/MoeB/ThiF family protein: MDELRQFLAERAENGLISWASQVAAAERFRTTLAQVEETALLLEILPARYQRNRQAINIAQQLTLFQGVVAVAGCGGLGGYIIEELARLGVGTIVAIDPDVFEEHNLNRQLLSSPARLGEAKVESAAARVAEINPAVALVPVQIAYAPKNAAQLFHGVQVVVDALDSVSTRLALSDSCDSLGLPLVHGAIGGWFGQVVTQFPGDGTIRQLYSRWVEGKGLEQRLGNPSFTPALVASIEVAEVCKILLGAGNTLRNRKLSINLLDMEFEEIRLDGQDKAVGQ, translated from the coding sequence ATGGATGAATTGCGCCAATTCCTTGCAGAGCGGGCGGAAAATGGCCTTATCTCCTGGGCCAGCCAGGTTGCCGCTGCCGAACGCTTCCGTACCACCCTTGCCCAGGTGGAAGAAACGGCATTGCTCCTGGAGATTCTTCCTGCCCGCTACCAGCGCAATCGTCAGGCGATCAACATTGCCCAGCAACTGACACTTTTCCAAGGGGTGGTAGCAGTGGCTGGCTGTGGAGGGCTTGGCGGCTATATCATCGAAGAGCTGGCGCGGCTCGGAGTTGGCACCATCGTCGCCATCGACCCGGATGTGTTCGAAGAACACAATCTGAACCGCCAACTGCTCTCCAGCCCAGCCAGGCTGGGAGAGGCAAAGGTTGAGTCAGCTGCAGCGCGGGTGGCAGAAATCAACCCGGCGGTGGCATTGGTCCCGGTGCAGATTGCTTATGCACCGAAAAATGCCGCCCAGCTTTTCCATGGTGTCCAGGTGGTGGTAGATGCACTGGATTCGGTTTCGACCAGGCTGGCTTTGTCCGACAGCTGTGACAGCTTGGGGCTTCCACTGGTGCATGGCGCCATCGGCGGCTGGTTCGGCCAAGTCGTCACCCAGTTTCCCGGAGACGGAACAATCCGGCAGCTGTACAGCCGCTGGGTGGAAGGCAAGGGCCTTGAGCAGCGGCTGGGCAATCCATCCTTTACCCCGGCGCTGGTGGCCAGCATAGAGGTAGCGGAAGTCTGCAAGATTCTCCTTGGCGCCGGCAACACTCTGCGTAACCGGAAACTCAGCATCAATCTTTTGGACATGGAATTCGAAGAGATCAGACTTGACGGCCAGGACAAGGCAGTAGGCCAGTAA
- a CDS encoding MoaD/ThiS family protein has protein sequence MDITVKLFATFRFGRFAAATRQYPPSTQISEIIDELQIPVSEISMIMLNGRHADPDQRLRDGDSLALFPLVAGG, from the coding sequence ATGGACATAACCGTAAAATTGTTCGCCACATTCCGCTTCGGACGTTTTGCCGCAGCAACAAGGCAATACCCACCAAGCACGCAGATCAGCGAGATTATCGATGAACTGCAGATTCCGGTTTCTGAAATCAGCATGATCATGCTCAACGGCAGACATGCCGATCCGGATCAACGGCTGAGGGATGGTGACAGTCTTGCCCTCTTTCCTTTGGTGGCAGGAGGCTGA
- a CDS encoding aldehyde ferredoxin oxidoreductase C-terminal domain-containing protein has product MNKILRVNMTTLTTGTESVPKEWAALGGRALTSTIVAKEVPPTCHPLGENNKLVFAPGLLSGTTAANSGRFSAGAKSPLTGTIKESNAGGLAAQMFARLGIKALIIEGLPKGNNWHSLHVNKDGVSIAEESELIGKGNFAVVETLEKRLGKKTGVITIGPAGEMKMLAANISVKDSDSKLRSHGRGGLGAVMGSKRIKFISIDDSDAPGIKLADPTKFTTAARVFAKAILEHPGTGQGLPTFGTAEMVNIVNEAGGLPTRNFTYGRYEGHEKISGETLRETIIERGGKPKHGCQPGCIIQCSQVYHDKQGNYVTSGFEYETIETLGANAGLGDLDQIATADSIMDDIGVDSIETSIAFGVAMEAGVLPFGDGEGVLRILKEDIGKGTPLGRIIGSGAGHVGKVYGVTRVPVVKNQAIPAYDPRSIKGIGITYATSTMGADHTMGYAVATNLMGVGGGIVDPLKKDGQVELSRHLQIVTVMLDSIGLCLFIGFPAADIPTCVPALLDMLNARFGLELTPDWIGGLGVNTLKTERAFNLAAGFTNKDDRLPEFFREPLPPHNAVWDFTDEEIDAFWNF; this is encoded by the coding sequence ATGAACAAGATCCTTCGCGTCAACATGACGACTCTCACCACCGGCACCGAATCGGTACCAAAGGAATGGGCAGCTCTCGGCGGTCGCGCCCTGACTTCCACCATCGTGGCCAAGGAGGTTCCCCCCACCTGCCACCCCCTTGGGGAAAACAACAAGCTGGTCTTTGCCCCTGGACTGTTGAGCGGCACCACTGCCGCTAACAGCGGGCGCTTTTCCGCAGGCGCCAAAAGCCCCCTCACCGGCACTATCAAGGAAAGCAATGCCGGCGGGTTGGCCGCCCAGATGTTCGCCCGCCTGGGGATCAAGGCGCTGATCATTGAAGGTCTGCCCAAAGGAAACAACTGGCACAGCCTGCACGTCAACAAGGATGGAGTATCCATCGCCGAAGAGTCGGAGCTGATCGGCAAGGGGAATTTTGCCGTCGTCGAAACCCTTGAAAAGAGGCTCGGCAAGAAAACAGGGGTCATCACCATCGGCCCGGCTGGCGAGATGAAGATGCTGGCCGCCAACATCTCGGTGAAGGACTCGGACAGCAAGCTGCGCAGCCACGGCCGTGGCGGCCTTGGAGCGGTAATGGGCTCGAAGAGGATCAAGTTTATTTCCATCGACGACAGCGATGCCCCCGGCATCAAGCTGGCCGATCCGACAAAATTCACCACCGCCGCCAGGGTCTTTGCCAAGGCCATCCTCGAACACCCAGGGACCGGCCAGGGGCTGCCCACCTTCGGCACCGCGGAAATGGTCAACATCGTCAACGAGGCAGGGGGACTTCCCACCCGCAACTTTACCTATGGTCGTTACGAAGGGCACGAGAAGATCTCCGGCGAGACTTTGCGGGAAACCATCATCGAGCGCGGTGGCAAACCGAAGCATGGCTGCCAGCCTGGCTGCATCATCCAATGCTCCCAGGTCTACCACGACAAGCAGGGCAATTACGTCACCTCCGGCTTCGAGTATGAGACCATTGAAACACTGGGAGCCAACGCCGGTCTTGGCGATCTTGACCAGATTGCGACTGCCGACAGTATCATGGACGACATCGGCGTCGATTCCATCGAGACCTCGATCGCTTTCGGCGTAGCCATGGAGGCAGGAGTGCTCCCTTTCGGCGACGGTGAAGGGGTACTCCGCATCCTGAAGGAAGATATCGGTAAGGGGACACCCCTCGGCCGGATCATCGGCAGCGGCGCCGGTCATGTGGGCAAGGTATACGGCGTCACACGGGTACCGGTGGTGAAAAACCAGGCCATTCCTGCCTATGACCCCCGATCTATCAAGGGTATCGGCATCACCTACGCCACCAGCACCATGGGTGCAGACCACACGATGGGCTATGCCGTCGCCACCAATCTGATGGGTGTCGGTGGAGGCATTGTCGATCCCTTGAAGAAGGATGGTCAAGTTGAGTTGTCCCGTCACCTGCAGATCGTCACCGTCATGCTCGACTCCATCGGCCTCTGCCTATTCATAGGTTTTCCCGCAGCAGATATTCCCACCTGCGTCCCGGCTTTGCTCGACATGCTCAATGCCCGCTTCGGCCTGGAGCTTACCCCAGACTGGATTGGCGGCCTGGGGGTCAATACCTTGAAGACCGAGCGTGCCTTCAATCTGGCGGCCGGTTTCACCAACAAGGATGATCGGCTGCCGGAGTTCTTCAGGGAACCGCTTCCACCCCACAATGCCGTGTGGGATTTTACCGATGAGGAAATCGATGCGTTCTGGAATTTCTAG
- a CDS encoding SDR family NAD(P)-dependent oxidoreductase: MGRLSGKVAIITGGAQGIGAAYAVGLAKEGAKIVIADVLDGQKAVEAVKKAGSDAIYVKTDVSNQEQCDAMAKAAQEKFGSVDILLNNAAIFGSIVLKPFTECTSQEFMKVLEINVLGQFNCMKAVFPHMKAKGGKIINIGSSSINEGVPGMPHYVASKGAIMALTRSMAREMGDYKINVNTIAPGFTHSDGGNNFDKNKKLDLPPLEELQLQARCLKREAVPEDLVGLALFLASDDSAFITGQMIVHDGGLSFH; this comes from the coding sequence ATGGGAAGACTATCAGGAAAGGTTGCCATCATCACCGGGGGGGCACAGGGAATCGGTGCGGCATACGCGGTGGGCCTGGCGAAAGAAGGGGCAAAGATCGTCATTGCCGATGTCCTTGACGGGCAGAAGGCGGTGGAGGCAGTGAAAAAGGCTGGCAGCGACGCCATTTACGTCAAAACCGATGTCAGCAACCAGGAGCAGTGCGATGCCATGGCCAAGGCGGCCCAGGAAAAATTCGGCTCGGTGGACATACTGCTCAACAACGCTGCCATCTTCGGAAGCATTGTCTTGAAACCGTTTACCGAATGTACCTCCCAGGAATTCATGAAGGTCCTGGAGATCAACGTCCTCGGCCAGTTCAACTGCATGAAGGCGGTATTTCCCCACATGAAGGCCAAGGGGGGCAAGATCATCAACATCGGTTCCTCATCCATCAATGAAGGGGTTCCCGGCATGCCCCATTATGTGGCATCCAAGGGCGCCATCATGGCCCTTACCCGCTCAATGGCCCGTGAGATGGGTGATTACAAGATCAACGTCAACACAATTGCCCCCGGCTTCACCCATTCCGACGGCGGCAACAATTTCGACAAGAACAAGAAGCTGGATCTGCCCCCCCTGGAAGAGCTCCAACTCCAGGCTCGCTGCCTGAAGCGGGAAGCGGTGCCGGAGGACCTGGTCGGCCTGGCGCTCTTCCTCGCCAGCGACGACAGCGCCTTCATCACCGGCCAAATGATCGTCCATGACGGCGGCCTGTCGTTCCACTAA
- the buk gene encoding butyrate kinase: MTTDKKILIVNPGSTSTKIGVFTQGKMVINQSVKHDDAELRKFPTIWDQYDFRRDAIFKVLQDNDLSMGEMDAIACRGGNVRPLPGGIYRICPKMIEDMKSGIYGGHPINVGGLVAFDLGNQFNIPVLTADPPMTDELCTSARYSGIPQISRQSSFHALNQKATARKIAAELGKKYEEANLIVTHLGGGISVGAHRRGKIIDVNNALDGDGPFSPERAGSLPAGDLVKLCFSGEYSKKEVLKMLTGGGGLYAYLGTTDAQEIERRIAAGDQKAAQVYEAMIYQVAKEIGACAAVLEGEVDAIALTGSLVYSKMLLNSLQKKISFIAPVLLNPGENEMEALADAAMRYFNNEEALSIYKQEQAA, from the coding sequence ATGACAACGGACAAGAAAATACTGATTGTTAATCCTGGTTCCACTTCAACCAAAATCGGCGTTTTCACCCAGGGGAAAATGGTCATCAACCAGTCGGTAAAACATGACGACGCCGAGTTGCGGAAGTTTCCCACCATCTGGGACCAATATGATTTTCGCCGGGACGCCATCTTCAAGGTTCTGCAGGACAATGATCTATCCATGGGAGAAATGGACGCCATCGCCTGTCGGGGTGGCAATGTGAGGCCCCTTCCCGGCGGCATCTACCGGATCTGCCCTAAAATGATCGAGGACATGAAGAGCGGCATCTACGGCGGACACCCCATCAATGTCGGGGGGCTGGTCGCCTTCGACCTGGGAAACCAGTTCAACATTCCGGTGCTCACTGCCGACCCCCCCATGACCGATGAGTTGTGCACTTCGGCCAGGTACAGCGGCATCCCCCAGATCAGCAGGCAGAGCAGCTTCCATGCCCTGAACCAGAAGGCAACTGCCCGGAAAATTGCCGCCGAGCTGGGTAAAAAATATGAGGAGGCGAACCTGATCGTCACCCATCTGGGTGGCGGGATTTCAGTGGGAGCCCACCGCAGAGGGAAGATCATAGATGTCAACAATGCCCTCGACGGTGACGGCCCGTTTTCGCCGGAGCGGGCAGGATCGCTTCCCGCCGGCGATTTGGTCAAACTCTGCTTCAGCGGCGAGTACAGCAAGAAGGAAGTGCTGAAAATGCTCACCGGTGGCGGCGGTCTCTATGCCTATCTGGGGACCACCGATGCCCAGGAGATCGAGCGGCGAATCGCCGCGGGAGACCAGAAGGCAGCCCAGGTCTACGAGGCAATGATCTATCAGGTAGCCAAGGAGATCGGCGCCTGCGCCGCGGTACTTGAAGGGGAAGTAGACGCCATCGCCCTGACAGGAAGTTTGGTGTATTCAAAGATGCTGCTGAACAGCCTGCAAAAAAAAATCTCATTCATTGCTCCCGTTCTTCTCAATCCGGGCGAAAACGAGATGGAAGCCCTGGCCGACGCGGCCATGCGATATTTCAACAACGAAGAGGCGCTGTCCATCTATAAGCAGGAGCAGGCGGCATGA
- a CDS encoding SphA family protein yields MKLVKGLVFVCLATLVLLQPAWAFNSSSFNGTADFYAGAAPPPGLHLIDYNVYMDIRKVENKGQGLTDGTGTLTALAFRPIYVAEKGLLGGNLLFHSIIPLLSMEANVTAQTPGGPITVQGHDGGLGDIYFGIGNAWHTPVWHWLTVLDIITPTGHFDPNKPMNAGNNAFVIEPVVAVTGLFANGFETSAKLMYSIPTKNGDYVEPGTLLKGYKTGQAIHMDYNVNYALTKDFKLGVTGWIWQGLESDEIGGVKRHDTKDFEFSMGPAMRYQNGKFGLVGKYVVPISAENRIEANQLWVDLIYSF; encoded by the coding sequence ATGAAGCTGGTAAAAGGTTTGGTTTTTGTTTGCTTGGCAACGCTCGTTCTGCTCCAGCCGGCCTGGGCATTCAATTCAAGTTCTTTCAACGGTACGGCTGACTTCTACGCCGGCGCCGCCCCCCCTCCGGGGCTGCACCTCATCGACTACAACGTCTATATGGACATAAGAAAAGTGGAAAACAAGGGACAGGGATTAACGGACGGGACCGGAACGCTTACCGCCCTCGCCTTCCGTCCGATCTACGTGGCGGAAAAGGGACTTCTCGGCGGCAACCTTCTGTTCCACTCCATCATTCCCCTGCTGTCAATGGAGGCTAACGTAACCGCACAGACACCTGGCGGGCCAATCACCGTACAAGGGCATGACGGCGGTCTGGGAGATATCTACTTCGGTATAGGCAATGCCTGGCACACTCCGGTCTGGCACTGGCTGACGGTATTGGACATCATTACCCCCACCGGCCATTTCGATCCTAACAAGCCCATGAATGCCGGCAATAATGCCTTCGTCATCGAACCGGTGGTAGCCGTAACCGGTCTCTTTGCCAACGGCTTCGAAACCAGCGCCAAGCTCATGTACTCCATTCCCACCAAGAACGGCGATTATGTGGAACCGGGCACCCTACTCAAAGGCTATAAGACCGGCCAGGCGATACACATGGACTACAACGTCAACTACGCCCTGACCAAGGATTTTAAACTCGGCGTCACCGGCTGGATCTGGCAGGGGCTGGAAAGCGACGAGATCGGCGGCGTGAAACGGCATGACACCAAGGACTTCGAGTTCTCCATGGGCCCGGCCATGCGCTACCAGAACGGCAAGTTCGGCCTTGTGGGCAAATACGTGGTGCCGATTTCCGCCGAAAACCGCATCGAAGCAAACCAGCTCTGGGTAGACCTGATTTATTCCTTCTGA
- a CDS encoding FAD-binding oxidoreductase has translation MSSFIALPQGLKEEIFARAIREYRSLLGENKVRTDQASLQPYMRTTIAENGTSRKPSAVIYPSAPNDIQRIVKIANKFKTPLWTYYGGENEGYGGATPATNGQIVLDLKNMKKVIEVDKELGYCLVEPGVTYGELQQYLKNNKIDLWLDAPASAAGMSVVGNILERGAGYTPYSEDFLFSCGMEVVLADGNLFRTGMGGIPKSTSWQVFKWGFGPYVDGLFSQGNNGIVTKLGTWLMGAPPPGGYMPFCIKFPKVEMISEIIKPLMFLRETQIVPNAAALVNAGWEAATVFSANGKSNGSFVRNGGGPVPTKKLMDSYRVGAWNLYGAVYGSPEQVALNWMYVSGTFKQAFGNKIQIITEKEAKGDPVFEYRKQLMMGGVTQQNPLDKWRAGGGSMLFCPTAAARPAECAQQVKVATEIINRHGFDYLSEFSFFWRDARHVMDLRFNNADPAESKRAYKCYDELVGSFIKHGWAINRTNTAFMNKVSDSYGPAMARLNRTIKKALDPNNILAPGKSGITLG, from the coding sequence ATGAGCAGCTTTATTGCACTTCCCCAGGGATTGAAAGAAGAAATATTCGCCAGAGCCATCAGGGAGTATCGCTCTCTTCTGGGGGAAAACAAGGTCCGGACCGATCAGGCTTCCCTGCAGCCCTATATGAGGACCACCATCGCCGAAAACGGGACGTCCCGTAAACCTTCCGCGGTGATCTACCCCTCTGCGCCAAACGATATTCAGCGAATCGTCAAGATTGCCAACAAGTTCAAAACGCCGCTCTGGACCTATTACGGCGGCGAGAACGAGGGCTATGGCGGCGCAACCCCGGCAACGAACGGCCAGATCGTTCTCGATCTCAAGAACATGAAAAAGGTAATCGAGGTCGACAAGGAACTGGGCTACTGCCTGGTGGAACCGGGGGTAACCTACGGCGAGCTGCAGCAGTACCTGAAGAATAACAAAATCGATCTCTGGCTCGATGCCCCGGCCTCTGCCGCTGGGATGAGCGTCGTCGGAAACATTCTGGAGCGTGGCGCCGGCTACACTCCCTATAGTGAAGATTTCCTCTTCTCCTGTGGAATGGAAGTGGTGCTTGCCGATGGCAACCTGTTCCGGACCGGCATGGGAGGGATTCCCAAATCGACCAGCTGGCAGGTGTTCAAATGGGGATTTGGCCCCTATGTTGATGGGCTCTTCTCCCAGGGGAATAACGGCATCGTCACCAAGCTCGGCACCTGGCTGATGGGGGCGCCTCCTCCCGGAGGGTACATGCCATTCTGCATCAAATTCCCGAAGGTGGAAATGATCAGCGAGATCATCAAACCCCTCATGTTTCTGCGTGAAACCCAGATCGTGCCCAATGCCGCTGCACTGGTCAATGCCGGCTGGGAAGCGGCAACCGTCTTCAGTGCCAATGGGAAAAGCAACGGCAGCTTCGTGAGAAACGGCGGAGGCCCGGTTCCCACTAAAAAGCTCATGGACAGCTACCGGGTCGGGGCCTGGAATCTTTACGGCGCCGTCTACGGCTCTCCCGAGCAGGTGGCACTGAACTGGATGTATGTATCCGGCACCTTCAAGCAGGCCTTCGGCAACAAGATTCAGATCATTACCGAAAAGGAGGCCAAGGGAGACCCGGTCTTCGAATATCGAAAACAGTTGATGATGGGGGGCGTTACCCAGCAGAACCCCCTTGACAAATGGCGCGCCGGCGGCGGCTCAATGCTCTTCTGCCCCACTGCAGCGGCCCGCCCGGCCGAATGCGCACAGCAGGTCAAGGTGGCCACCGAAATCATCAACCGGCATGGCTTCGATTATCTCAGCGAGTTCAGCTTCTTCTGGCGCGATGCACGCCACGTCATGGACTTACGTTTCAACAACGCTGATCCGGCTGAATCGAAGCGTGCCTATAAATGCTACGACGAGTTGGTGGGATCCTTCATCAAGCATGGCTGGGCGATCAACCGCACCAACACCGCTTTCATGAACAAGGTTTCCGATTCCTACGGTCCGGCCATGGCCAGACTCAACCGCACCATCAAAAAGGCACTGGACCCGAACAACATCCTGGCACCGGGCAAATCCGGCATCACATTAGGCTGA
- a CDS encoding FAD-binding oxidoreductase: MSRFVALPQGVSEATFAKAIQEYRALLGEGRVRTDPASLQSYMKIMIPESEELHKPSAAMYPKTVKEIQAIVAIANKYKTPLWTVSTGKNMGYGSSAPATRGQIVLDLKTMKKIIHVDEELGYCLVEPGVTYYDLQQHFKKHKMNLWVDVPAPSAMASPMGNTADRGVGYTPYGEHFLFSCGMEVVLANGDVIRTGTGGVPNSTSWQANKWGYGPYVDGIFTQSNYGILTKLGVWLMKGPPPGGYFPFLMKFPKVEMLADIIKTLMPLRLAQIIPNACIVVNAGWEAAGYFTYDKNGKGTNRETFYKGKDSLPPKVFQQIMDKYDVGAWNFYAAVYGSPEQVALNWKYVSGAFKAKFGNQVRIITEKEAKDDPIFEYRRQLMMGGSTLQEFGLYNWRGGGGSMWFAPVAAARPSECDRQMRLATEVLNKYGFDYVSEFIVGWRDMHHIIDLLYDRTDREEMNKAYKCFDELLTVFTNNGWGTYRTNTAFMDKVSHSYGPGMRDIHYRLKRALDPNNILAPGKSGIDLNPHNPGYAFNEGLNHGRPLDVP; the protein is encoded by the coding sequence ATGAGTCGTTTCGTTGCGCTTCCCCAGGGAGTGTCAGAAGCAACATTCGCTAAAGCAATCCAGGAATATCGCGCACTATTGGGCGAGGGAAGGGTCCGCACCGACCCGGCTTCCCTGCAGTCCTATATGAAGATCATGATTCCGGAAAGTGAAGAACTGCATAAACCTTCTGCGGCCATGTACCCGAAAACGGTCAAAGAGATTCAGGCCATCGTCGCCATCGCCAACAAGTACAAGACACCCCTTTGGACCGTCAGCACCGGCAAGAACATGGGCTATGGATCTTCAGCACCGGCGACCCGGGGCCAGATCGTACTCGACCTGAAAACCATGAAGAAGATCATTCATGTGGATGAAGAGTTGGGATACTGCCTGGTGGAGCCGGGGGTGACCTACTACGACCTGCAGCAGCACTTCAAGAAACACAAGATGAACCTGTGGGTCGATGTTCCGGCCCCCTCGGCCATGGCCAGCCCCATGGGCAACACCGCCGATCGAGGGGTCGGCTATACCCCCTACGGCGAGCATTTCCTCTTCTCCTGTGGCATGGAGGTGGTGCTGGCCAATGGCGATGTCATTCGTACCGGCACCGGCGGGGTCCCCAACTCCACCAGCTGGCAGGCCAACAAATGGGGCTATGGCCCCTATGTTGACGGCATCTTTACCCAGTCCAACTACGGCATCCTCACCAAACTCGGGGTCTGGCTGATGAAGGGCCCTCCTCCAGGGGGCTATTTCCCCTTCCTTATGAAGTTCCCCAAGGTGGAGATGCTGGCCGACATCATCAAGACCCTGATGCCGCTCCGCCTGGCCCAGATCATCCCCAATGCCTGCATCGTCGTCAATGCCGGTTGGGAGGCAGCCGGTTACTTCACCTATGACAAAAACGGCAAGGGGACCAATCGGGAAACGTTCTACAAGGGGAAAGACAGCCTTCCCCCCAAGGTATTCCAGCAGATCATGGACAAGTATGACGTGGGGGCATGGAATTTCTACGCCGCCGTCTATGGATCTCCGGAGCAGGTGGCCCTCAACTGGAAGTATGTTTCCGGTGCCTTCAAGGCCAAGTTCGGCAACCAGGTCAGGATAATTACCGAGAAGGAAGCCAAGGACGACCCCATTTTCGAATATCGCCGGCAGCTGATGATGGGGGGCAGCACCCTTCAGGAGTTCGGTCTCTATAACTGGCGGGGGGGTGGCGGTTCCATGTGGTTCGCCCCGGTGGCGGCAGCCAGGCCATCGGAATGCGACAGGCAGATGAGACTGGCCACCGAAGTTCTGAACAAGTACGGCTTCGACTATGTTTCGGAGTTCATCGTCGGCTGGCGGGACATGCACCATATTATCGATCTCCTCTATGATCGTACCGACAGAGAAGAAATGAACAAGGCCTACAAGTGCTTCGATGAGCTTCTGACCGTCTTCACCAATAACGGCTGGGGCACCTACCGAACCAATACCGCCTTCATGGACAAGGTTTCCCATTCCTATGGCCCGGGGATGCGCGACATCCATTACCGGTTGAAAAGGGCGCTTGATCCCAACAATATTCTGGCGCCAGGCAAATCGGGAATAGATCTTAACCCCCACAATCCCGGCTATGCCTTCAACGAAGGACTCAACCACGGCAGACCGCTTGATGTCCCGTGA
- a CDS encoding c-type cytochrome yields MNGKNLALINRISALTKSFTAQKTQKTISNLLIIIGAILVGMLPGRAAQAQEPPKMPYVFGMYCFMCHKEGVQIGPMGMFDMLSKTGNPLHEQFIRNNVRFGIKAMPAFRLSEVSPKELDGIVKYLKELAAYRKSHPNYKPAPVQEGGSKK; encoded by the coding sequence ATGAACGGAAAAAATCTGGCCCTGATAAACAGGATAAGTGCATTGACGAAATCTTTTACTGCGCAAAAAACGCAGAAAACAATTTCTAATTTACTGATCATCATAGGGGCGATATTGGTCGGCATGTTGCCGGGAAGAGCCGCCCAGGCACAGGAACCGCCGAAAATGCCCTACGTCTTTGGCATGTACTGCTTCATGTGCCACAAGGAAGGGGTGCAGATCGGCCCGATGGGGATGTTCGATATGCTGTCCAAAACCGGCAACCCACTGCACGAGCAGTTCATCCGGAACAATGTGCGGTTCGGTATTAAGGCCATGCCGGCCTTCCGACTGTCGGAAGTGAGCCCAAAGGAGCTTGACGGCATCGTTAAATACCTGAAAGAACTGGCAGCTTATCGCAAGAGCCATCCCAACTATAAGCCCGCACCGGTACAGGAAGGAGGGTCAAAGAAATGA
- a CDS encoding c-type cytochrome, with protein sequence MEKAVLRKLTLLCVICGFAAIALLGVTAFRDGKREWKDYQAEYKELLLKKMNRERNPSFYDRIAGMEPEVKQVVIDEWKTTDRCMSCHMGIEDPLFTDAALPLRTHPYPELLKNHPVEKYGCTICHGGQGLATTYDGASHRTIANWPFPMVPKELMQSRCGYCHKDFEAIGANKLIKGRELYKEMHCAGCHQIDGQGGAIGPDLSNFADKDPSNFSFENLEGKHSKQIWVIEHFKDPQKVSPGSPMRTYAMNNQQIEWLSSYVLSLNQRNLQRQYTPKVKADFVAPKVDVTLPEAELYSSSEDEESSE encoded by the coding sequence ATGGAAAAGGCAGTCTTACGCAAACTCACCTTACTCTGTGTCATCTGCGGATTTGCAGCAATTGCCCTTCTGGGGGTAACTGCCTTCCGCGACGGAAAGAGGGAATGGAAGGATTATCAGGCCGAATACAAGGAACTGCTCCTGAAAAAGATGAACCGGGAGCGCAATCCCTCTTTCTATGACCGGATTGCCGGCATGGAACCGGAGGTAAAGCAGGTCGTTATCGACGAGTGGAAGACGACCGACCGGTGCATGAGCTGCCATATGGGCATAGAAGATCCCCTCTTTACCGATGCGGCTCTCCCCCTCAGGACCCACCCTTATCCGGAGCTGCTCAAGAACCATCCGGTGGAAAAGTACGGCTGCACCATATGTCATGGCGGACAGGGGCTGGCGACAACCTATGATGGCGCCTCCCACAGAACCATTGCCAATTGGCCGTTCCCCATGGTGCCCAAGGAGCTGATGCAGTCACGCTGCGGCTACTGTCACAAGGATTTCGAGGCCATTGGCGCAAACAAGCTGATCAAGGGACGGGAACTCTATAAGGAGATGCATTGCGCCGGTTGTCACCAGATCGACGGACAGGGGGGCGCCATAGGCCCCGACCTGAGCAACTTTGCCGACAAGGACCCCAGCAACTTCTCCTTCGAGAACCTTGAAGGGAAGCACTCGAAACAGATCTGGGTCATCGAGCACTTCAAAGACCCGCAGAAGGTCAGCCCCGGTTCCCCCATGCGCACCTATGCCATGAACAACCAGCAGATAGAGTGGCTGTCCAGCTATGTACTCAGCCTCAACCAGCGAAATCTGCAGCGACAGTATACCCCCAAGGTGAAGGCGGACTTTGTTGCACCCAAGGTGGACGTCACCCTCCCCGAAGCCGAGTTATACAGTTCTTCGGAGGATGAAGAGAGTAGCGAGTAG